The stretch of DNA GCGTTCATGTTCGTCAGCAGGCGCCCGGCTGGGCTCTTCGCGTCAACGCTTGCGACGATCGCATCGATATGGTCCTGTATCGCGCATGGATATTCGCCGATACCGCCTGTTCTTAATGCGGGATTCGTTATCGGCGAATTCTTTTTCTGTTCGCGGATGAGCTCATCGATCTGGCGCTGCACGAGGAATCGCCCCCCGGCACCTGCGAATTTGAGCGCATTCCATTCGATGGGATTATGGCTTGCCGTAACGATAATGCCGCCGGCGAATTTCCGCTTGCGAACGGTAAAGAGCACGGTCGGCGTGGGGACAATGCCCAGATCAAGAACGGTATGCCCCGCCATGGCAAGCGCACCGGATACGATGTTCACTATCGCGCTGCCGCTGATGCGGGTGTCGCGCCCGAGGGCTATCGTGCTTCTGGGCTTCATGAGCAATGCGTAGGCATTGACGTATGACACCAGCGTCGCCGCATCGAGGCCGGCACCGATGATGCCGCGTATGCCGGATATACTGACTTTCAGCGTTCTTTCCATCGTTCGTCCTTTGTTTTCGTATGAATGACAGTATATCGCGATTGTCAAAAAATAAAAAGCGTATGTAAGAAAAACCGCAATGAAAGAGCATTGCCGCGAAATCCGCGGAATCGCACGAACGGTATTCCCTTTCGTGTTGTTCCGTGGGGTTAGTGGCTGGTCTTGGTGATTGAGCAGGCGAAGTGAACTCACGTTTGATCCCAGCGCAACAGTACGTTTGCTGCATCGTACCGCGCGTTGACGACGGTGAATTTCTGCGCTATACTCACCCATGTTACACGGTGCACCGATACTGACAAAAGGAATACATGGACCGATGAAGACCACAAAGAAGCGGACGGCACCCGATATCATGCCGTCGACAAGCGTTGAGATAGCGCTCGATGAGCACATGAACCCGACCATGGTCCTCGAGATGGAGCGTGCATTCAAGGACCATTACCGCGAGCGGCTCTTGCGCATCATCCAGGCGATAATACTCACGAAGCGGCATCACTATTTCGACGGACTTTATCCGGACATGACGATAGACCTTGCCGTAACGAAATCGTCGGTGCGCATGATATTGAAGGGCGTGCCGCGCGAGAAGCTTGTGGGCGGACGGCTGATCAAGCTGAAAGAAGAACAGATACTCTGCGGCATACGCGATCTCCTTCTCTCGCGCCAATTCCCGCTCAATGACATGAGCTCGGAATCGATAACCCAGTACATTTTTCATTTCGTCCAGAACGCGCATGTGATAACGCGGGAGGACATCGCGAGTAATCCGTATGGGCGCATCATGATGCAGGGCGGTCATCATATCCCTGAAATAGAATCGAACCATCATAAGCGTCTTGGTTTCGGCGTCGGCCTTCTCGGGCTTGAGCTCATCACCGGCAGCGGCCCCGGCGCCATGGAAGATCCCATGAAAGGGGCGCTCCGCGGCTATCAGATGAACCGTCACACGCGGAAGTTCATCGGCATAACCGAGGACGGCATCATATCGGGCGAGCCGTGCAACGACTATATCGATCATCTCATCGTGTTCCCCGACATTGAAAAACGCCTTGAGGCGTTCATACGCATGTCGCGCGCGGGCATCATCGTCCCCGGCGGCCCCGGCACGTTCGAGGAGATACTCACCGTGCTCTGGATAAAGATGCACCCGCGCAATAAAAAATTCCGTTTCCCGCTCTATCTCTGCCAGCCGGTACAGTCGCGATCATATTTCCGCGGCATCGTATCGTTCCTCGAGGACACGTTCGATATCGACTTCGAGAAGACAGGGCTTTTCCGCATGTTCGAGAGCGATGCGGAGAACACGGATGACCGTACGCTCGATCCGCGGCGTATCGCGCCCATGCTCCTCGATGATATGCGCGAAACGAAAGAGTATTACGAACGCCTTTCCAAGCGTACCGGCGAACACTTCTTCCCGCTCTGGGACTGGAACGTCCATTTCCCCGAGCGGCTGCAGAAGCCGCTTCACATAACGAAGGATTTCGTCGAGAGTCTCTGCTTCGACAGGAAGATGGCTCCGGACGAGCTTTTCTTCTCGCTCAGAAGCCTGTCATCGGCCATCGTTGAAGTGAACGTACGCGACAGGGAATTCCTCAGGAAATACGGCACGTTCAAACTGAAGGGCGATCCGTCGATACTGCATCGCGTGGACAGATTGTTCCAGGAATTCCATCGCGACGGCCGCATGGGCATGCGGAAATATCTCTGTCCGTACCGCATCGCTCGGCCGGTTAAGACGGGAAAGAAGAAATGATCCGCTCACCGCGGCATCATCGTTCGTATCGCTGAGAACAGCGGGTTGCAACCCGCTGTTCTCTATTTTCGCGACAGTCTCAACTTCGTGCTTGATAAAAAATCATTGCGCTGTATATTCCCACGCATAACAGAATGGATGGGTGTCCATGTCATCAGTTCGGAATGCCGCGTCTGAATTACTATCAGACCGGGATATAATTACTTTCGCAACGGTTTTATATTCATACGCGTCACTTTTATTACGGAAAGAAAAACCCCGTAGTAGGCGATTTCGGTTTAAAAGCGCATCGCACCAATGGCAAAAAGGCGGTGAAAAAGACAGCGTGATGTAATTCGAGCGCACATCCCCTATCCGCGCGGACCCGTTGTGCGGGCAGGGGACTCTTTTATACGAACACCGCTATTTTCTCTCGATATACTCTTTGAGATTCTTAAGCCCGCCCTCGAAATCCTTGCCGAGCATGGAATCCATCATCGGTGCGAAATACCGCTCGAAATACGACATGCCCCCGCGTAACGTCCATGTCACCTTCGTCGCTTTTTCCATCGGCGCAAGCGATACCCTGTTCACCGACTTCGATGCATCCGCCCCGCCGAATATCAGCTCGGTCTCGACGTATTCGTTCTGCGCAAGAGAGGTTATCATCATCGATCCCTTCCCGAGTCTCTTCCCCTCCCACTCGTACCGCGCACCTATGGTGAACGGCTTGCCGGTGATGACCTTCTTCGCCTCCGGCTCATAGCGTATCCATGGCTGCCATTTCATGAATTCATCGAAATCGCCGAGGGTCCGATAGATCGCGGACGGCGCGGCATGGATCTCGATGGTCCGGGAAACCGTATACGTTTTAGGAAGGAACACCGGGGCTGTGACAACAACAGCCGCGGCAACGACGATAATAATGCCGAGAATGATGAGAACTTTCTTGATCATAAGTCACCTCCGCTCTACTCAGAAGGTAAGAATTGCATCGATGAAGTCAATAGAATAGCCATGATGAACAGCAACAAAAAATAGAAAAGCCGCAGACGCCATAGAGACGCTGCGGCTTGAAGTCGATCGCTTTGTCTATTTTTTCTTCGACATGAACATGAGAAGATCGGCAACGCGGCAGGAATAGCCCCACTCGTTGTCATACCAGCTCACGACCTTGAAGAAACGCTTTTCGCCCGGGAGATTGTTCTGCACCGTGGCGAGCGAGTCGTAGATGGACGAGCGATTGTCATGGATGAAGTCCGTCGAAACGAGCTCCTCATTGCAATAGCCGAGTATGTCCTTGAGATAGGTCTCAGACGCCTTCTTCATGAGCTTGTCGATCTCTTCGATGGAAGTGTCCTTCACCGAGCGGAAGGTGAGGTCGACGACGGAAACGTCCGCGGTGGCGACGCGGAACGACATGCCGGTGAGCTTGCCCTTCGTTTCCGGGAGCACTTCGCCCACGGCCTTCGCTGCGCCGGTGGTCGACGGTATCGTGTTGATAGCCGCCGCGCGTCCGCCGCGCCAATCCTTCTTGGACGGTCCGTCGACGGGCTTCTGCGTTGCGGTATAGGAGTGTATCGTCGTCATAAGGCCGGTCTCGATACCGATGCCCTCTTTCAGGAGCACATGCACGAGGGGTGCCAGGCAGTTCGTGGTGCAGCTGGCGTTCGAGACGACATGGTCTTCGGCAGGATTGTACTTCTCGTTGTTGACGCCCATGACGAAGGTCTTCGCGCCGCCCTTGGCCGGTGCGCTGATGATGACCTTTTTCGCGCCGGCCTTGATGTGGCCTTCGGCCTTTTCCTTCTCGGTGAAAAGCCCGGTCGATTCGATGACGTACTCGATGCCGAGGTCTTTCCACGGAAGCTTGTCGATGCCGTCCTTGGGCGCCATGAGGCACTTGGTCTTCTTGCCGTTGACGACGAGCGTGTCGCATTCGGCGAGATCCGCCTTGCTCTTCTCGGCGGAAACGGTCGCTTTCATCCTGCCGTGCACCGAGTCGTACTTGAGCTGATACGCGAAATATTCCGCGTCGGTGGCGACATCGACGACGGCGACGACATCGATCTCGTTGAGGAGGCCTTTTTCGACGATAGCCTGATAGACCAGCCGCCCGATGCGGCCGAACCCGTT from Spirochaetota bacterium encodes:
- a CDS encoding phosphoglucosamine mutase → MERTLKVSISGIRGIIGAGLDAATLVSYVNAYALLMKPRSTIALGRDTRISGSAIVNIVSGALAMAGHTVLDLGIVPTPTVLFTVRKRKFAGGIIVTASHNPIEWNALKFAGAGGRFLVQRQIDELIREQKKNSPITNPALRTGGIGEYPCAIQDHIDAIVASVDAKSPAGRLLTNMNA
- a CDS encoding SRPBCC family protein, encoding MIKKVLIILGIIIVVAAAVVVTAPVFLPKTYTVSRTIEIHAAPSAIYRTLGDFDEFMKWQPWIRYEPEAKKVITGKPFTIGARYEWEGKRLGKGSMMITSLAQNEYVETELIFGGADASKSVNRVSLAPMEKATKVTWTLRGGMSYFERYFAPMMDSMLGKDFEGGLKNLKEYIERK
- the gap gene encoding type I glyceraldehyde-3-phosphate dehydrogenase; the protein is MAIKIAINGFGRIGRLVYQAIVEKGLLNEIDVVAVVDVATDAEYFAYQLKYDSVHGRMKATVSAEKSKADLAECDTLVVNGKKTKCLMAPKDGIDKLPWKDLGIEYVIESTGLFTEKEKAEGHIKAGAKKVIISAPAKGGAKTFVMGVNNEKYNPAEDHVVSNASCTTNCLAPLVHVLLKEGIGIETGLMTTIHSYTATQKPVDGPSKKDWRGGRAAAINTIPSTTGAAKAVGEVLPETKGKLTGMSFRVATADVSVVDLTFRSVKDTSIEEIDKLMKKASETYLKDILGYCNEELVSTDFIHDNRSSIYDSLATVQNNLPGEKRFFKVVSWYDNEWGYSCRVADLLMFMSKKK
- a CDS encoding pyrimidine/purine nucleotide monophosphate nucleosidase domain-containing protein is translated as MKTTKKRTAPDIMPSTSVEIALDEHMNPTMVLEMERAFKDHYRERLLRIIQAIILTKRHHYFDGLYPDMTIDLAVTKSSVRMILKGVPREKLVGGRLIKLKEEQILCGIRDLLLSRQFPLNDMSSESITQYIFHFVQNAHVITREDIASNPYGRIMMQGGHHIPEIESNHHKRLGFGVGLLGLELITGSGPGAMEDPMKGALRGYQMNRHTRKFIGITEDGIISGEPCNDYIDHLIVFPDIEKRLEAFIRMSRAGIIVPGGPGTFEEILTVLWIKMHPRNKKFRFPLYLCQPVQSRSYFRGIVSFLEDTFDIDFEKTGLFRMFESDAENTDDRTLDPRRIAPMLLDDMRETKEYYERLSKRTGEHFFPLWDWNVHFPERLQKPLHITKDFVESLCFDRKMAPDELFFSLRSLSSAIVEVNVRDREFLRKYGTFKLKGDPSILHRVDRLFQEFHRDGRMGMRKYLCPYRIARPVKTGKKK